In one Bombyx mori chromosome 22, ASM3026992v2 genomic region, the following are encoded:
- the LOC134201037 gene encoding serine/arginine repetitive matrix protein 1-like, translated as MSGGTSPPIISTPGPSRKGRQVMSSLRFRPAPATRTVSMGLGTDSRPGPPVAAQRTPRIEPEEDVLPPLTDPSGPSRPRKKARSESDRGSSSEKDKRPRIGPSSRSEGEESATTSSAHSSTESVTPSSSRSSSPSGSPIPAQPIPKPRAPARTGTAPRQVRSPPRSPSPTLSPIPVDSTRGAPALSGTAGNLDSTRYMDLESTRPQQVTKPNPTPSTSYAAMAARPGWRPIRGPAQCHRCQAFGHASYNCHRAVRCVRCAGEHIVADCPRPRDGPFSCANCGKDHAAVDRRCAVFRKRARMMGATVPPPAPQAPRAGSAALPASIPVAKGKGKGKGKTSQPPPPSHSAPSAVVVEALPSAPTLMAQANPPRRINKPKPTPAPRGRTSAGISVPKPLPTSGPTSTKREKNKRKKAKRKTRKREERERLRGTSEPTVPEPQQTNTETMEVSEAPLTAQQPTSSQPLPTAHPAEDNVT; from the exons ATGTCTGGGGGGACATCACCCCCCATTATCAGCACCCCCGGCCCGTCCCGTAAGGGACGCCAAGTTATGTCGAGTCTAAGATTCAGACCAGCACCAGCAACCCGTACAGTCTCGATGGGACTCGGGACGGACAGCCGGCCCGGGCCTCCGGTCGCGGCCCAGAGGACTCCGAGGATCGAACCGGAGGAAGATGTCCTTCCCCCGTTGACCGATCCCTCTGggccctctcggccgcggaagaaggccaggtccgagtctgACCGAGGCTCATCGAGCGAAAAGGACAAGCGTCCTAGAATAGGCCCCTCGTCTAGATCGGAGGGAGAGGAGAGTGCGACCACATCCTCTGCACACTCCTCAACCGAATCGGTCACTCCTTCCTCGTCTAGGTCTTCGTCCCCCTCTGGGAGTCCAATCCCAGCTCAACCAATTCCGAAGCCTAGGGCTCCCGCCAGGACAGGAACAGCCCCAAGGCAAGTAAGATCCCCTCCTCGCTCTCCTTCCCCAACGCTATCTCCAATCCCGGTAGACTCAacccgaggtgcccccgccctaagcggcacggcgggcaaCCTGGATTCGACCAGGTACATGGACCTCGAGTCTACCAGACCTCAACAAGTCACTAAGCCCAACCCCACTCCCTCCACCTCctatgctgccatggcagctaggCCAG GATGGCGTCCAATCCGagggcctgcgcagtgtcatcgctgccaggccttcggacacgcctccTACAACTGTCATCGCGCGGTCCGTTGCGTAAGGTGTGCCGGGGAGCACatcgtagcggactgcccgaggccgagggacggcccGTTCTCCTGTGCCAactgcgggaaggaccacgccgccgtcgacagacggtgtGCGGTCTTCCGCAaacgggccaggatgatgggagcaACCGTCCCCCCTCCTGCACCACAGGCACCTCGAGCCGGGAGTGCAGCTCTTCCGGCTTCAATACCTGTAGCaaaggggaaggggaaggggaaagggaaaactTCCCAGCCCCCTCCCCCATCCCACTCCGCTCCGTCTGCTGTGGTGGTGGAGGCACTGCCATCGGCGCCTACGCTGATGGCACAGGCCAACCCACCACGGCGGATAAATAAACCCAAACCCACTCCTGCTCCCCGTGGTCGTACATCTGCTGGTATATCAGTGCCTAAACCACTCCCGACTAGCGGCCCTACGTCCACTAAAAGGGAGAAGAACAAGAGGAAAAAGGCCAAAAGGAAAACAAGAAAAAGGGAAGAAAGAGAGAGACTAAGGGGTACATCTGAACCCACAGTGCCAGAACCCCAACAAACCAACACAGAAACCATGGAGGTCTCCGAGGCCCCCCTTACTGCCCAACAACCGACATCAAGCCAACCACTGCCTACAGCCCATCCGGCCGAAG